The genome window CCGCGGTGGGAGTACGGCCTGCCGCCGAAGACCGAGTCCGAGCTCGCGTGGGTGCAGCACGCGCTCTCCCACCTCGTCCCCGGCGGCCTCGCGCTGCTCCTGCTCCCGGCCGTGGTCGCCGCTCGCCGGTCGGGGCGGCGGATCCGCAGCAACCTGCTCCGGCGCGGCGCCCTGCAGGCGGTGATCGGGCTGTCCGCGAAGACCGTCGGCGGCACCGGCCTGCCGGTGCACATCTGGATCCTCCGCAAGCCCGCGGACGACGGCCCGCCCCCGTCCCGGGTGCTCATGGCCGAAGCGGAGCCGGGCACCTTCGACGAGGTCATCGAGGTCTGGCGCGAGTTCCAGGCCGATCGCGAACGGGAGATCGACCGGCCCGGCCTGTGCCGTACCGTGCCCGTCATCGAGCTGGTCGACGACGCCGTCGACGTCACGCCCGGGCGGTACGTGGGCGCCCAGGAGGTCTCCGCGAGCGACTTCCCCGCGATCCGGGAGAGGCTCCTCCGCGGTCTCAAGCGGACCATCGAGCTGATCCCCGAGGCGGTCCCCGGCGGCGGCCGCACCATGCCCCTGGTGACCGTGTCCGAGCTGGAGCGGATCGGCGCCCTGGAGATGGTCCAGGCCGGGCGGTTCGAGATCGACGGCACCGGCCAGCCGGTCATCACCGATCAGGATCTGCTCTCCGGTTCGCGGCCGCGGGGGCAGACCAGCCCGGAGGGCCGGATCCGCCTGCGGCCGGGGGACGTCGTGGTCGCGGTCCGCGGCGGGGAGCTCGCCGCCCGGGTCATCCGGGAGAGCGGGCTGCTGCTCGGGCCACGGCTCACCCTGCTCCGGCCCGACCCCGCGCACCTCGACGCCGACTTCCTCGCCGGGTTCCTCCAAGCCACCGCCGCCGTGGCCGGCACCCCGTCCGGGATCGGCCGGTTCGACCCACGCCGTTCCCAGGTGCCGCGCCTGCCCCTGGAGGAGCAACGCAGGTACGGCGAGGCCTTCCGCCGGATCGCCGAGTTCGGCGACCAGCTCCGCGAGATCGAGCAGGCGGCGCACCGGGCGCTGGTCTCCATCGCGCTGGGCTTCGTCACCGGGACGCTGACCCCGCCCCCCGGCCGCGGATCCGCGTGACCGCCGCCCCAGCCGCGGGACGCGATCGGCGGTGGCCGGGCTCCGGGCCCGCGCGACCGCGCCCCCCGCGGAAGGCCGCTGATCGGCGGTGGCTAGGCTCCCGGGCATGAAGTTCGCCACCGCCGATCTGATCGACGAGTTCGACGCCGAGCTGGCCAGCTGTGAGACGCAGTTCATCCAGTACGGGGGACGCACCGCGTTCGCGGGGCCGATCGCGACCATCCGCTGCTTCCGCGACAACGCCCTGGTGAAGCGGGTTCTCAGCGGCCCGGGGGAGGGCCGGGTGCTGGTGGTCGACGGCGGCGGCTCCCTCGCCTCGGCCCTCATGGGCGACGTGATCGCCCGGTCCGCCGTGGAGAACGGCTGGGCCGGCGTGGTGATCAACGGGGCGGTGCGGGACGTGGCGACCCTGCGCACCCTGGACCTCGGCATAAAGGCGCTCGGGTCGAACCCGCGCAAGAGCGCCAAGGACGGCGCCGGGGAGGTGGACGTGCCGGTGAGCTTCGGGGGAGTGGAGTTCCGCCCCGGGCACTGGCTCTACAGCGACGAGGACGGCATCGTCGTGGCCGCCCGCCGCCTCATTTGATCAGGCCTGCTCGCACCGCGCACGTGAGCGCGTGTGCGAGCGTGGCCGGGATCATTCCCGTGTGCGCGGGGAGAAGATGTCGCTCAGATCGTAGAGAGCCTCGATCGCGCTGATCAGCCCCGCGTGCGCGGGAGAAGCTCCAGGAGCCCTCGTCCGAGCGTTCTCCTCCTGATCATCCCGGCGCGTGGGAGATGGCCTGGCGGTCATCGGGCCCCTGACGGCGTGCGCGACCGGGTACGCCGGACGGGGCCGCCGGCGGCCTTCGGGTCACGGGCATCCGGTGGCGCCCGTTGGCGCCGCCGGCGCGGCCGCCCCAAGGCCAGGCCAAGCGCGCCAGGAGGCGGCCGAGCCGGCCCTGCGGCCCGTACCGAGCCCTCGGCCGGGAGAAGCTCACCGCGACACCGAGGGCGGCGAGGATGAGCCGGGACGGCACCGGATGGCCGTCCGGGAGGGACCGGCCGAGCGGAAAGGGCATCGCCCGGCGGGGCCGGTGCCCGGCCTGCCCGCCGGGCGATGCATGAGCCGTCTCGAGCCGTTCCCGGGGCCGGTTGTGCGAAGCGGCCCGCGCCGTGAGCACGGCGCAGGCGTATCCCCCTTCTGCGTTCGTGCAGGCCCCGCGCTGGCGCGCCGCCTGCGCGCGTGGCGGCCGGGTTCCTACCGCCGGCCGCGTGAGCGGAACCGCATGGCGACCATCATCGCCGCCAGGCCGAGCACGAGGATGACGATCCCGGTGATGATGTTGTTCGTGATCATGCCCCCGGTGCGCACGTCACCGCCGCGCACCAGCCAGGGCGAGAAGATCGTCCAGAGGCCGAGCAGCGGGATGACCCAGCTCACTCCGTAGGTGCGGCCGAAGGCCCAGGCGCAGCCCAGGGCAAGGGCGGCCACCATCAGGCCGACGATGAGGTTGTTCACGGTGAGGGCCGTATTGCCCACGAACCCGACGATCCACGGCGAGATGGCGAGGTACACACCCGCGAGCAAGGTGAGTCCGTCCATCATCTGGGCGGGAGGCGTGGAGCCCGCCTCGTCGTATGTCCGGCGCAGTTCCGCTACGTCGGGATGGTGCTCTACGCCAGCGGGTCGGACCATGTCGTTACCACCCTTTCCTGGTCCGCGGTACCGACACCCCGGCATGTACCCGAGCACATCCTGATAAGCCCTGACCCATACCAAAGATCGGTTTTGATCCGGTAAGCGAGGAGTCGGGTTGATCAACTTACCCGCCGGCATGGGCCACGCCGGGGTTCTCCGCGCCGCCTGCGTGTCGCTGGGCGCGCAGAGCCCGCGGCGGCCCCGCACGCCGGCGAGCATTCTCGATCGGAGGGGATCATCGGCCGGAACGTGGATTGCCGCGCCGAGCCCAGGGCTCGCCGCCCCGATGACCTTCGCCGCTGCCCGACGGGGCGGCACGGACCGGCAGCGGAATCGTGATCTCCTCATACCTGACCGGAGTCGTCGTGAACCCGCGGCCCGAATTCACAGCGGGACCCACACGGGAAGGCGCATCCCGCCGGGCTCGGGCGGGACGCGCCTCCTTCCACGGGCGATGTGCCGGGGAACGCAACCGGACCGGGCGGAGCGTCCGGCTCAGCCGGAGGAGACGGGCTGGTACCGCTCGGCTCCGACCTGCGGCCGCTCCGCGGGCGCCTGCCGCCGCTGCGCCCGGCGGTTCACCGCGTACGCCACCAGTGCCGCGGCGGTCGCACAGCCGGTGGTCAGCGCGCCCACCTTGCCGCCGCTCTTGACCGGCGCCCCCCTGCCCATCACGACCGGGGCCGCCTTGATCACGCGGGACGGTCCCTTGGCCGCGGGCGGCCCGGCCGGGCGCAGCCACGCCTTGATCCACCAGGCCTCGGCGATCGCGTCGGCCAGGTACGTCGGCCGGATCCGGCCGCGGGTGACGTAGATCAGATCGATCGCCAAGAGGGTGGCGGCCGTGGCGATGCCGATCCGGCGGGCGTGCCGTACGCCCTCGGGGGAGGAGGCCGCGCGGAGCTGGCTCCAGCCCACCGCGGCGAGCAGCCCGGCGACCGTCAGCTCCAGCCAGGTGTCGGTCTTGGGGCCGAAAACCTTCTCGAAGCTGCGCCGGTGGACGATCGGCCACAGGCCGCCCACCAGGTTGAAGAATCCCTGAGCGCGGGCGAGGTCCGCCCGTTCAGTTCGGTCGCGGTCAGTCATAGGCGGCAGATGCCCCGCGACATAACGGGCAAACGTTGCAAATGACCTTCCGTTGCGCGGCCGGTTCAGCCGCGGCGATCGCCGGCCCGCGCTGAGCCGTCGTCCTCACCCGCCCCGGATTCCGGGGCGGGCCGCCCTGCCGAGGGCGCCGGCCTGGTCACCGGCACGGGTTTCGGCCGCGGGGCCGCGCCGAGCGGCGCCATGTCCCCGGGTGAGGCACGCCGTACCGGCCGGGCGACCGGAACCGTGGCCCGCCCGGACGCCGGTGCGGAGGGTTGTGGCGGCGGACTCGGGTCCCGGGGCGCGGGCGTGCGCACCGGGACGCTGCCCCGCTCCTCCCCGGGCAGGCGGATGGGGGCGGCGCGCGGCAGCGGAGCGGTGGCGGGCCGCTGCGGAGGGCGGGTCACGGCGATGCGCCTGCGGCCGCTCAGCGCCTGCACCCACTCGGCCGCGACCGGCCGGGTGCCGTACGGCCCCTGGGCGCGGGCGAACAGGTCCCGCACCGCGGCGGCCACCTCCGCGGGCAGGCCGGGGAGGAACGCGGGCTCCCGGCCCGGCCGCAGGTCCGGGCTCTGGCAGAGCACCCGGCCGATGAGGAGGGCGAGCTTGTACCGGTCGGTGTCCAGGTCGGGGCCGCTGGGCGGCTGGCAAGGATCGTCCCAGTCGGGGGTGTGCGCCTGCGGCAGCACCGGCTGCCCCGCGTGCCGCCGCATGCCGTCGCAGTCGATCAGGAAGACCCGGTACGGCGGGCCCGGACGCCAGAGGATGTTGCGGAACGACAGGTCCCCGATCACCCACCCGTGCTTGTGGAGCAGGTCGACCAGCCGGGCGGCCTGCTCCGCGATCTTGAGCCGGCCCCGGATGTCCGGCTGGTGGAGGCTCGCCCAGGACCAGTTCGGCCGGTACAGCAGGTACTGCAGCTCGACGAGCTTGAGCTTTCCGCCGATCGGGCCGTAGAAGTCGCCCGGGACCTCGGGCATGAGGAACCCGGTGACCCGGTTCCCGTCCACGACCCGGGCGACCGGCCAGGCGCACTGGGTGAGCAGCCCGTCCTGGTCCCCGGCCGTCAGCCGGTGGGCGAAGTCGACGAGCTCGGCAAGCGCGGCGCCGTTCACCTGCCCCGCCTGCCGCAGGTACTCCTTGTAGACGAAACCGGCTGCGCCCTGCACCCGGGAGACCACGCCCTGGCCGCCCTCGCCCAAGGGCTCAGGGTCGAGGACGAGCGAGTTCCGGTCCACATCCGACGGGTGCGGGGTGAAGGTCATCCGGCGACCCTCCACAGGCACACGGCCGTCCGGTCGTCGTCGTACGTCCGGGCCCGGAAGCTGAGCTGCCAGAAGAACTCCGGCAGCGAGGGCGGCTCCGGGCGGCTCCACCAGGCGGCGAGCCGGGCGCCCACCTCGGGGACCTGCAGCGGCCTGGCGAGGCCGTCGGTGCAGAGCAGGAGCATGTCCCCCGGGTAGAGGTCGGCCGTGGCCACCTCCACGTGCTCGACGTCCCGGGGGAGGGCACGGGTCACCGGGGTGGCGATCTCCTCGCCGGTCCCGGGGCCGTCGCCGCCGAAGCACGGGAACCACCGGCCCTTGTGCAGCAGCCATGCGGCGCAGTCGCCGACCCGGATGATGACGGCCCGATGCCCGGGCCGATCGGTCAGCTCCTCCACGATGGCGGTGAGGAAGGTCGTCGACAGGTCGTCCGGGGTGACCTCCGCCTCGTCACCGGCCCGGGCCCGGAGGTCGTCGGCGATGTTCTCGATGAAGCAGCGCGCCGCGGTCTGCGGCTCGCCGTGGGCGAGGAAGTCCGGCAGGTTACCCGGGGCGACCGCGCAGGCGGTGGCCGCGCCGAGGTGGGAGCGCGGCTTGCTGCCGAGGCCGTCGGCCACACAGGCGAGGAGCCGCCCGTTCCCGTCGTGCCAGAGCGCCATGGCGTCCTGCCGTGGCGTGCCGTAGTAGCGGTGCGCGTCGCCCCGTACGGAGGCGGCGCGCACCACGAGGCCGGGGAGGGCGGCGCCGTCGAGCTCGGTGTCCGGCACGTGCTCCTGCACCTCCGGCAGGGCGCCGGGCTCCGAGCGCAGCCGCGGGGTGCGGCCGATGACGAGCGGCTCGGGAATGCCGGCCGCCTCCGCCCCGGCGGTGGCGATCTCCGTGACGTGGTTCATGCGCGGGCTCTCCTACAGACCGGATCACACGGGGTCGGCGGGCAGCGTGGTGTAGCCCTTCACCTGTTCGGGGATGACCAGGCGGGCGCCGCCCGCGGGGTCGGCCGACGAGGCGACGGCCGACTGGACCACGGAGTTGAGGAGCTGCTTTGCGAACTCCCGCAGCGCCTGCGCGGGCGAGATGTCGTCGTTGGCGATGAACGCCCGGAACGTGGCGACCTGCTGCAGGGTGGTGGCGTCCACGTCGCCGAAGCCGAAGGCGAGGATGGTGGGGTGCGGCGGGAAACCGGAGTCGGTGAGGCTCCGGTACTCCTGGTGCCACTCGTACGTGGGCTGTCCATCGGTGAGGAAGAACACGCAGGGCCGGTACGGCCGGTGCCCGGCCTGCTTGAGCGCCTGGACGTCCTGCTCGATGGTGCTCTTCAGCAGGGCGAAGGCGGCGCCGTAGTTCGTGCCGCCGCGCGGGGCGAGCTGCGGGATCGAGTGGACGTCGTTGAGGTCGGAGAGCGGGAGCAGCACCTCGGCGCGGTCGCTGAACCCGATGATGCCGAGCCGGGCCCGGTCGGCCACCACGGGGTTGCTGGCGATCTCCCGGTAGATCTCGGGCAGCTCCTGGTTGATCGCGTCGAGCGGCGGCCCTTCCATGGAGTACGACTCATCGCAGACCAGGTAGAAGGGGAGAACCTGTTCGCTCATCGGTGTCCTCAGCTTCCGGGGGTGGGTGAGCAGCCGACCGAGACGAAGTAGATCTCCATCGAGATCGACCCGCGCGGTGCGGCGAGGTCGTGGAAGTTCCGGGTCGCGGCCGTGCCGAAGACGCGGGGGTACGCCCGGCGGGCCGCCGCGTTGACCCGTTTCGCGAGGTGGACGCCGTCCCCGGCGCCGCCGGCGGCGCCGAAGGTGAGCACCATGCCGGCCCGCCGACCGGTGAGCCGCTCCCGGTGGCCGCGGAGCTCCCGCCGCACCACCGCGAGCAGCTCCCCGTCCGAGGAGCCGGGGTCGACGCGGAACGCGAGCTTCAAGGGCCTCGCCTTCACCCCGGCGATCCGTGTCGCGCAGGGCGACGGCGAGGGGGTGGGCGACGCCGTTCCCCGGCCCGCCTCCGGGACGGGAGGC of Thermobispora bispora DSM 43833 contains these proteins:
- a CDS encoding N-6 DNA methylase, whose product is MTDDEATVTAADIARIAGVGRAAVSNWRRRYADFPEPVGGTASSPTFSLKEIEEWLRLQGKVQALPLRERAWQQIRAATDDLRLGEAVAEAAELLCGKGTPRLVPQQAVELLKEYREQSGEEAVRFLLDRYAEVHSRRLAETPPEVAEFMARLAGPGVRTVLDPACGLGILLSAMKGVEHAYGQEIEEALARIAKIRLDLTGIPGEVRAGDSLRDDAWPDLLVDAVVCHPPFNERNWGYDELVHSPRWEYGLPPKTESELAWVQHALSHLVPGGLALLLLPAVVAARRSGRRIRSNLLRRGALQAVIGLSAKTVGGTGLPVHIWILRKPADDGPPPSRVLMAEAEPGTFDEVIEVWREFQADREREIDRPGLCRTVPVIELVDDAVDVTPGRYVGAQEVSASDFPAIRERLLRGLKRTIELIPEAVPGGGRTMPLVTVSELERIGALEMVQAGRFEIDGTGQPVITDQDLLSGSRPRGQTSPEGRIRLRPGDVVVAVRGGELAARVIRESGLLLGPRLTLLRPDPAHLDADFLAGFLQATAAVAGTPSGIGRFDPRRSQVPRLPLEEQRRYGEAFRRIAEFGDQLREIEQAAHRALVSIALGFVTGTLTPPPGRGSA
- the rraA gene encoding ribonuclease E activity regulator RraA, producing MKFATADLIDEFDAELASCETQFIQYGGRTAFAGPIATIRCFRDNALVKRVLSGPGEGRVLVVDGGGSLASALMGDVIARSAVENGWAGVVINGAVRDVATLRTLDLGIKALGSNPRKSAKDGAGEVDVPVSFGGVEFRPGHWLYSDEDGIVVAARRLI
- a CDS encoding SPW repeat protein; translated protein: MVRPAGVEHHPDVAELRRTYDEAGSTPPAQMMDGLTLLAGVYLAISPWIVGFVGNTALTVNNLIVGLMVAALALGCAWAFGRTYGVSWVIPLLGLWTIFSPWLVRGGDVRTGGMITNNIITGIVILVLGLAAMMVAMRFRSRGRR
- a CDS encoding PP2C family serine/threonine-protein phosphatase, which encodes MNHVTEIATAGAEAAGIPEPLVIGRTPRLRSEPGALPEVQEHVPDTELDGAALPGLVVRAASVRGDAHRYYGTPRQDAMALWHDGNGRLLACVADGLGSKPRSHLGAATACAVAPGNLPDFLAHGEPQTAARCFIENIADDLRARAGDEAEVTPDDLSTTFLTAIVEELTDRPGHRAVIIRVGDCAAWLLHKGRWFPCFGGDGPGTGEEIATPVTRALPRDVEHVEVATADLYPGDMLLLCTDGLARPLQVPEVGARLAAWWSRPEPPSLPEFFWQLSFRARTYDDDRTAVCLWRVAG
- a CDS encoding vWA domain-containing protein; the protein is MSEQVLPFYLVCDESYSMEGPPLDAINQELPEIYREIASNPVVADRARLGIIGFSDRAEVLLPLSDLNDVHSIPQLAPRGGTNYGAAFALLKSTIEQDVQALKQAGHRPYRPCVFFLTDGQPTYEWHQEYRSLTDSGFPPHPTILAFGFGDVDATTLQQVATFRAFIANDDISPAQALREFAKQLLNSVVQSAVASSADPAGGARLVIPEQVKGYTTLPADPV